The Mastacembelus armatus chromosome 14, fMasArm1.2, whole genome shotgun sequence genomic interval GTTGTGCGTTGTGTTACGCTGTCACATCTTCACTCCAGATCcttctcacaaaaaaaaaaagaaaaagaaaaacccttCATATTATACAGTTCATGTTTCTCAGTGATGATAAGCAGTGGGAGTCCATGTGCGGTACCAGGACCTGAAAGGCAACACAAGGATTCTTCACTTAGATAAATAAAAGTGTGAGAAAATGTAACTTCATGCAACGACTTAACGGCCaattaaaaccacaaactgtcATTTCTCCGCTTTGGTTTTTGTATGGATTAAGCACACAAGCTATAACGTGCTCGCAGTCTTTAGAGGTATGGAGACGAATGCTGACAATGCAGAAGAGCTACCACCTGCCAATTCCCTGCATGAGTACAACAGAGCAATTTCATCCACGTTTGAGCACATGAGCGTTTCAGCAACAGAGGAAAACTTTGTTTTCTGATTCAGAACCTTTGCATTAGGATGGTCATGATAGGCCTGGCTACTAATGAACTGGACTAAAATAGGGACTatcttaattttttattttacttaaacTAAGATCAAACAATTAAttgctgacaaaaacaaagagtacATGTTTATTAAAAGACTAAAACTAACTCAATATCAGGAACTTTGTGTTTCCCTACTCCACCCttatctgagatggtatcttccagcttccagctgactgaacacatctgatccagGTAGTCAGCACttggtagggcagggatagttggaaaacaagcagggcagtggccctcgaggaccagaaTCACCCACAACTGTAAATGCCGTTTCCAACTActttaatttatgaaaataaCACCAGAGCCCTTCATGTTATTTTGAATTAAGAGTTTTCCCTAAAAGTCAAATTTAAAGGccacaaagaacaaacaaagaATTGAATAACAGCCTTAATGTTACACTGTGTAATTGTGGAATATAAGCTCcacaaaatcatgtttttaaacCCCCCAAATTCTGAATTCTAATGAACTTAAGGTCCTCAATGTTATTAATAATAGGCCTTGTGGTGGAGATTGACTTAATGGCAGTACTCAAGTTTGAGTTAATTATCCAGATATAGTTCACAGAAGTTATTTTTCATCTTAGTTATTGTATGGTTATGGATCCAGCCAGCACGGGAAGGCTGCAGGCGACTTTCAGCACCGTGGACAGAGGAATGCACCAGCACTAGGCCGACGCTCcacttttcatcatttcatcaatAATCTGTTCTATCACTTGTCAGATTATTATAATATCAATGAAATCCTTTTGGCAAATCGTTTGACATGTAATTTTTGCAATAATCCTAAATGATTTTCTCTGGGACTGTTTCCTGTTCACACTCACTCTAATTGTGGactatttcttttgttttgggtCAACACAGGGTCTCTACCTGTAGCCTATTGACAGCTCATATGTCTTAAAGCCCAACTGGCAATAGGGTACAGTAGCTTCACAACTGCTTCAACTTTAAGGAAATCCCTCACTCACTGATCATACTGAAGCTCATTCAGTGCTGTTCTCCAGGTTCTAACTTCAGGGGTGTTTTGTAAGTGTTCCTATAGCGGACATTAATAGACCCTATTTAGTTATGCTTTAATTCATATGATCAAGCTTTGAGCCATGTTTTGTTGTGCATACAGTACAATCTCCAACTTTGGCTCCTGTGCAGTTAATATAAAACTGAGTGTTAGTCTGCATTACttcattaatgtgtgtgtgtctgatcagATGATTTGCATAagttgtgtgtgtccatctggCTCAGACCAGTCACATCATAGAGATAAACAGCTCTTAAAGTGCAGCTCAGTAAAAAGGTCATAGACATTTTGGGGAATGTTTTTAGCAGAGAGTCAGATGAGAGGATTGATGTAATTGATGCTTACTCTATTGACACAAAATGCCTTGTTTCTTACCCTGGTGTGCTGTAGGAAGCTGGGTTGACCTGAGATGCTAAACCAACAGAGGCTGTGGACACACTATTAGGAGAAGCTTCACGGCTCACGCTGTTTGGAGAGGAATTGGATGAAACTGGAAGGAAGGTGAAGGTTTGAGAAACACATTATTTAATATGCTCACACAGGCAAAAACCTATACATGGATCATACACAGCACTAACCCTATGTTTATATGCCAATTACACCAGTATAGATATAAATTAAGGTGAACGACTAGCTAATGATGTACCATGCTATACTAGTAAGTCATGCATTCATCATTTCATACAGTAACCTCCTGTGTCAGTCACAATAGACCATTATATTTCCAACAATAGTTAAATGCAGGAAACAGAACTTGCCTCCACCTGAAGCCAGAGGGCTGTAGGATCTGGATGCTGAGGCCTGAAACAGCATGAAAAAGGATGTGATACATCACATCACAGCCTACATCACATTAGGACTGAAAATATCTTTGCTTTACAAGCAGCTTTAAGCCACACGCTACAGACGCAGCAATAGTCTTAAGTGTTTCTAGATGAAAGAGATGGATGTTTTAGAAACTAACCACTCTGGCATTGTAGTTATGTGATTTGACAGGTAAACTAGCCACTGGGCAGAAGATCCTCTTCTCCTTTTGACGCCGATTACAGAACCAGACTCGAaccacctccttctccatggACAGCTGCTCTGAGATCATAGATATCTCTTCAGAGTTGGGCTTGGggttctgaaaacaaaacacatctatgattcatttttttataaatattggCATGGGGAGTGTTTAACTGTGGCTGAAATTATGTTCACTTGGTAATGTAAATTAACATCTGTATTACATAATATGGAATGAATATAAAAAATCAGATCTTTGAAAGTCTTGAACTCACATCGAGGAATCGTTTTTCAAGAGTCATCTTGATGTTCGTTTCAATGCTTGTCCTCTTTTTTCGTTTGCGTCCGTAGCCCTCCATCAGGGGCGGCAAAGAGGTAGGGTTACTCATTGACTCTGAAGGTGTGTTCTCTAATGTAAAAACAGGTAGAACATGGACATTTTCAGGTTTGAACAGTAATTAAAACAGATAAGCCACAGTTGCAATAGAGTCTAACTTTTAAATGATATTTTgtgcttatatatatatatgtatattattatCTCTGTTACCTGCATCACTCAGCCATTTCTCCAGCAGTGGTTTCAGCTTGCACATGTTTTTGAAGCTAAGGTTGAGAGCCTCGAACCGAGAGATTGTTGTCTGGCTGAAATCATTCCCGTACAGTTTTCCCATTGCAAGTCCCACATCTCCCTGTGagaggacacaaacacacattatacTTTATTACCCACTCATGAAAAACTAGACTTTTCCAGTGGGgctttgaataaataaatacaggaaCCCTAAAGAAATGTTCCTAAAGGTTCAATATGTAGTATTTAGAGCCATCTATtggcagaaatggaatataatattcataaatatgttatcGTTAATGCATCATCAGAAAACACCAaccattttcttaatcttagaatgagccttttaaatctacacagtgAGTGGGTCACCTTTGACttaggcagccatgttgtgctgtcATTTTTCCAAAACAGACTAAATACTGACTCTAGACAGGGAACTgcgttttattttaaatcttccCTCTTGTGTAGAAATGAGGGGGTGGGTTGTGAGTGGTGCTCAGATATTTGCATTCTGCAACCGCACCACTAGATGTTGCTAAATCttgcacattttacacactgcacctttaaggtTAATCAGTGTACACATATAGAAAAAGCAGtaatatgtaaaatacattatttgTTCAAGATGTTATTTTTAGGTGCGTcttatatttgttgttttgtctgtcatttCCTTTATGTAAAATTGAACTACGAGAGAGGCTGAAAACAAGTCAATAGATTATATAAACCACTTTACTTAGAACAACAAATAAAGGTGCCAATTTAGGTCAGTCTGTCTCAAAAAGTCAAATAATCTGATTCATCAGGTCTGGGGATATGTGTGTGGcatattcagattttattcaACTATGCTGTTAACATAAGGCAGGACCATAAATGTCATCACCTTTTCAAGGCCTGGGAGAATCATGATGTTCTTTCTCTTAATTACCTGAGTAAAGCCCAGTTTGATGCGTCTTTGTTTGAATGCTTTTGCAAACTGCTCCAGTTCCTCCAGATCACTAGGTTCTTCCTGTGGTGGTACTGACATGTGTTTAGGCATCTGCAGGTGGGACATGTCCATGTGACTCTCCATAGATGGGCCTGCTAAACCAGAGCGACCCATAGCCTGGATCAGAGAGACATTACAGAAATTAGGCCAaatgcttcattttctcttaTGCTTATAGGCAGGAAGGGGTCTGGACTCACCTGTGGCGTCAGAGCCAGTCCAGGCTGATGCTGAAGAAGACCGGTTTGACTCTGGCTAGGAAGGGACAGCAGGTTTTGCTGCAGAAGAGCTACAAAGGAAAACAATAAGTTTTTTATCAGTTATCTGTATCTCCTTCTGTAACTCCTTATGTGCAGTAAATCCTGAATGCTGCTGCCTGTGGTTTTCTCACACCTCTAGTCTTTGACTGAGCTGGATGCTTTGTTAAGGCTCTTACATGATGCCATGTATTGCTACATTTATGACTGCATTAGTGGAATTATTGGGTCAGACCATGATTTTAGTCATATCGCCCTAAAATTCCTAATTACACAATGCATACTGtcatttttctaaaatcttGACCTTAAATGTTTGGCAGTGGTTCATGTGGGTTTAAGTGATTGCGACCTTGATGGGTTTAAGCCTTATATCACTGAGAATGAGCAGAAGTTAAGACTCCACCTTGGTGACTGGTGGGGGTCTGGGAGAGCAGGAAGGGCGGAGGAGATGACAAGTGAGATGGTGGCATCAGAACCAGCTGCTGCATGGTGTGGAGCGAAGTGAGCTCCtggagcaacacacacacacacacacacacacacacacacacacacacacacacaaacagaaatgagtctTAACTCACCTGTACATAAGCTTCAGGGTTGTTTGCAAGTGTATTACTTTATATGAGCCTGCAGTGGTTGAAAGTAAATTTACACAAGCACTTTACTTAACACCACTTCTGAAGTACTTGAATATTTGAAGTTTATACTCTTTCATAATTCTACTGCACtacatttcaaaagaaaatagCATACTATTTCTCTATTACATTTATCTGGCAGCTAAGGTTACAAGTTAAATAActagtaaaaaaataaaagtcatacAAAAGATATGATCATGTCGTTGATGAATTCAGTCTTGCTAACAGTGTGCAGGATGAAAAGTACAAGTGAGCGACAGTGTGCAGGAGTTTTTATTTGCCTCAGAGTACGCTGGTTAAAGCATGCTGCAGTTTTTTAGCACTACACCTCAATAGGGTTTTGGAAAATGCAAGAGActcaataaaaataatggtAAAGAAAAGATTTCTTCACATTGACTTCCCATAACTCAGTGTTTTAGTTAGAACTTCCCTGCCTCCTAACTGTCTGCCACTCTCGGATATAAAATAACAGTTTCTGTATAAATCTTCTTGACAAAACATTAGCAGAATCCCTATTTAAGTAAGATTTTAAAAGTTTGttgtatttctacttttacttaagttgATCAGAATAGTTCTCCCAACCATGGCAATTGGTCAAACCCAGTCTTGTGCTCTTAAGACAACAtgctcaaatataaaataagcaGTTACTGAGTGATTTGGAGTCTCAGTCTTACCCCACTCAGCTGACCCCCAGGGTGTGGAGAGCTCTGTGTCAGGTGACATGTCTTCAGCGTGGAAGCTGAATGAGGTGAGTCGTTGATATCCTCTGTCTTTATCTAAGAATTTGAAAGCACAAGCAAACATCATTAactcaagtttttttttatgaataaattaaataatgataatatgtAGTGGAGCTAATGAGGATGGGATACATCATCTACATAATCTCAGGGGCAAATGGATGCGTGTTTACTTGCTCCtgactgtgtgcgtgtgtggatAGAGGCAGTTCGCACACTCGCATACACTGGCTCCAGGACCAGTTTGGTCACTAAATATGAGACAAAGAGTGATAGACTATCTCTCCCTCCCCTTGGGCAAGCCAGTATGCAaatacaccccccccccccacctccccacCTCAACTCCTGAAAGCTGTGGCTCTTCCTGTACACATGAGCACTGGAAGAAATAAAATCTCCTGCCAAAATGAATGTTTGGAGAAGAATCCAAATAGCTGCAAACtatttgatgtgtttctgaATAAAAAGCAGTCATTACTGACTTCTATGTGGAAAAGCAAGTAGTTTATCCTGAGGATGTTAGCGTTCTCAAAGTCATTCGAGCCTCACATCTCGTTAAAGGTACCTTCAGTATCACTCACATGACTGCAGGGCATTTATATTCAAACTGAATGTCGTTATTAGTCTGTCAATGAATGTGATATtccttatttttattataaccAACAAATCCAAAATCAACAATGAATTGATCCCAGCAAGTATTACATGATATGTTTCATGTATATTCTCTAAAGGTCTCTTGTTGtcccaaaacattttaaaaacacattaatgagCGGCACCAATATACTGGGTGGCATCTTGGCTATTATGGTTTATTGTCAGTCTGTCCCAGTGCTGCTGTAAAGACTTGCTAGAGCACTGCATGTATTTTAACTTGAAAATAGTCCCCAGAATTCACAAATTTCTCCCGTTTGAATGACCAGCTGAGCCAAACTGAGCCTTTTTCTTTGCTCAATTGTTTTATCACTTCAGGCCtctaaaaactatttatttggaTTCGTTTGAGAAGGGAACATCACTTTGGCCAAACTAGTTCCAATTCAAGCAAGGATGTGCTGATTGTCATTGTTGTCTTTGGTCTTTTTTATAAAATTTGTAGATAATAAGAAAAATGGATTAACATGGGCCTTAACGTTTAACAACCAAGCAGTAAGATAATAAGATCCCTGTGGTTCATTTGAGTATTTGCTTTCTCTTGCGCTTGCTGATCAGCATCTGTCCCACACAACATTTACTGGCAGGTTTCAGTCGTTTAAAAAGAAACGATGGcttaaataaaatcaacacatGCAGATGCTAATTGCCAATGTTGCCACATCAATGACGGTGGCGAAGCATCTCACATACCGTGCTGCATCCAAAGGTTACTACACATTAACCAAAGCAACCTAAACCTGCTGGTGGACGTCATCCATCATGAAACCCTCATTCACAAGAATTTGACAAGAAGACAGCGAGTCATTAGGACTTCTGATACTCACCTGTCGATTGAAGTCGATTCCGTTTTGCTCTAAATgtcagaagaggaaaagagattCAAATGATTAAAGTATTGCTGTGTGGACAAATCATATCAGTTTTATATCCCATTCCATGTTAgctacatgtgtatgtgttatcCTTAGTGATTATATTATCATTTCACCACTACAGTaaatctttgtctttttgcagTCAAACTGACATTATGACCAAATTAAACTTTTATCTATACGTATTTAAAACTAGATCAAAAACCTATATTAGTCCAAactaaatcaaaacaaaaacaggctcattaataataaaataaaatacagcataatAATAACTGGTCACACATAAATAAGCTCTGACCTGTCCTCTTAAAgtccattttttattattaattggCAAATTTTAGAAGATTACAAACAAACGACTATACCCACAGCTTAAACTAATACTACACTAAATCAGAAATACAGCTTCAGGTATATCGCATATGCATATTGAAAGTAAGTATAGAGTGTCTATATACACAGCATACTCACTGCACTGGCTGCTCATTGTTAGTGCTGCAGTCTTACTCAAGACATTTGCTTTAGTGTTGTACTGAATTACAAAGTCCTTGTTCTTTATTTAAGTATTTTCATTCCATGTCACTTTAAACTACTCCTACattaaactacattttaaagGGAAATACTTTATTTGTTATAGTTGCTATAGATTAAAATCTCCAACTGTATAAAAATTTGAGCTGACTGActtacagaaaatgaaaacaattttgaTAACTGAATCCTGAATATTGTACAGacgaaacaacaacaacaaccaacagTCTGTAAGTGTCACTTAGACTCTTGTTAATGGTATTTTGTCACTATAACAGAAATACTGGTAGgatctgtttttctgcataGGGTACTTCTACTTTTGTAAGTACTTTATTATGATTATATTGACATACCTTTACTTGTGCAACCTTTTCAATataggacttttacttgtagtGGAATATTTTATTGGAATAATATTACTGCTTTTACCTCCTGACCACTGCTGATTGTTCACACTTAGAGATGTGTCACAAAAACATCGATTTCTGACAGGTGTTTTCAAGAAGCGCAGCATTCTGTGCTGAGCGTGTGTGCAGAGGATGATGTAGGAGGAGAGTTCAAAGGTGTGCTACGGTGAACATCACATTATTTGAATGTCAAATGGGGGATTtggggactgtgtgtgtgtgtgcatgtgtctgtatttgtgtgtatgtgtgcgagagagagagagagagagagagagagagagagagagaggcagtgagctgtgagctgcaggagactcacaATGCAAATACACCTACAACCCCctccacacacgcacacacacacactccccaaACCCAACTCCCCACCTCACCCCACAAGGGTATAGCCATAGCCATCCCGCCTCCACCCCCCATCTCCCAACACAACCAGCTTCACAGCCAAACTTCCAGTATGGAAATGACCAACACATGCAAATCAGCTCTGAGTGCAGGAAGCCTGctgcattaaaacacacaaacacacacacacaaaagtcaGTTGCAGCATGGCAAAGGTTTTGACCAGTCATTTCATTTATGCTGCATGTGAGCTctaaattcatattttacaaCATGAACACAATGCAAGTGAATTATGACAAACTGAACTTGCATTTAAGAAAGTGATCATCCTTTTGGCACATTCATGAATTTGACTTCTGTTAGTCTCGAGGGATGAATATGAACTTCTGCATGAACAGAAGATTTTTCTCAATATCATACTTCATATATTTTGGAAAATCACCATGCCATTTCATTTTGTACtaacagaaaaagaagcaatGTGCTTTCCAATTGCTGTAAAATTTGTGACACCACTGCTAATTAACACTGGCATTATATTTTCTTTACTGTTGACAAATTCTGTGGAAAGGTGTAACCCAACAATGTGTTAGTTTGTCTCTCAGTATTTTCTGACTTCCCTATTCTATTTGTGGCATGTTTAGTTCCTATaagatgaatttttaaaaaatagtcacatatagtttctttttttttttttaaaacaaaagaccCAGTAATTTCCTAAACCATTTGGGCACAGTTGTTTTTTCACTTGCACTTTTTTATCAAACATTATTCAAATAGACATGTGTTGGGGGCTGTTTTCAGCAGATTCATAAACACTTGCTGCAGCAGGATGATTTATGTGAGATTTAAAGAATATTAAACtatggttatgtgtgtgtgtgtgtgtgtgtgtgtgtgttcttggtaatgaaggaacatgtcacTCAGagtatttttaatagtttttggtcAACAATGGCAGTCAGAGGAATACGCTACCAGGCTGTGGTCATACAGACAGTACTTAGTAGGCtcaattcattgttggttttggtcttttcaggcattattactttttttgtttgtcttctgagATCTGCTGACTCtttgttgatctgtgtgtgagctgcagtTTCCATTGTGCATCAGATGACAATAGTcactatatatgtgtgtatatatatatacacatacacacacatatatatatcatttAATCTCTTTTCCAGTCTAAAAACACTACAGATGAAATATTGTGTATTAGTTTTTGTATTTCACATGTAATAGTATAATATTGTTTTCTGTAGAGCTGCAGTTCTTTTAGACTCCAGCAATCAAACCAGGCCAAGGTAAGCTACCAAGTAACAAAAGCTACCAAAACATAATTCATTAATTCAGAAATGTGAATACAGGGACAgggattttaaaaagctgtggaGCAGCACAACAGTGATGAAGCACTAAGTTAAATATTGGTTGTCCAACTGAAATCCCTGAAAACAATCCTGTCTCAGATAAATTATCTTTAATCCAACTTGATTGCAACAGCAAATATATGTCCAGAGAAATGTAATCCTTTTCTTCTTTAACAACATGGTGAGGAACCACGGCACTTGTTTGAGTTCGGGAAAGATTTGCAGTTTTGGTTAAGTATAAAAAATGTCAACGTgacttattattattgtttaacCATGAAGTTTACCTACATACTTTCTAAGTAAACAGTTACACATACTGAACAGGTGTTGGTACAAATCATCCTGGGCTATACTGGAGCACAgctataaataaacattgtgGGTTAAAAATCTCAACCAACACTgaaaaagtatttaaaagttctacatcaaaaatattttaagggAAAATATCCATGTGGATTCTGGATCATTTGTTATAGGATCTGATGAACTAGGGAGATATTCTTTGGACAGGTGGAAGCAAAAATATCAGtggaaaaacacataaataaaaataaaaccaagggCATGTTCATGTAGAGTTAGCGGTAGAGTCAAAAGAGaacatttataatttttaaatttttgtgaAGAGGTcctttaaaataatacaatctTAAGAAAACAGACCATGAGCTGACTAATGATAAGCGCTGCGTGAAAATATCTTccaaaggacagaaaaaaaacaaacagatcatTCAACAAAACATTCAATGATCATATATTGACAAAAACGCACACTTTCATCACTTCCATGAAACTGAGTCGTTCACTTCTCTCTCACAACCATTGTCTAAATAAAAGTTCCACATTTTCTGTTGCTGGTTCctggtttttgtcttttttttagaaGCTGGTTGCTGTCCTCAGCCCCCAGGTTCTAAGTATTTCTCAGCAAATAGCCTCAGGTGCATCCTGGTATATCAACCAACTGCCACAATAtccacacgcacgcacacacacacacacacacacacacacacacacacacacacacacacacacacacacacacacacagctctctatgaaacacaaacaggtcaAATGCTGCTTGTTTAGCTTTGAGCATTGTACAGACCAATATCAGGAATAATTATTTGCTTACAGCATGTTGGACTGGAGCTGCTGTGAAAAGTTGTAGTTTTCGAGTTTGCCCtcggggatgaataaagtttatcttatcttattttacacAAGCAAATGTCTCTAAAACCTGAcgcaaagagcagcagcaaagatCACTGACCAGTGATAAAATCCTAGAACTAAAGTACTCAGTGCATATAACAATAAAAGCCACAATTAAAAATGGACATAAGACCTTTCACATGCGTACTTGAGTccaacaaatattcaaaattcaaacagtttattatttgatattttttctagatatttttttctaaattaacATCCCATCATATAGTCTTCACTTTGAAACAGATAAAACATGACTCACTAAGGGACAAGTCAAATACAAACTAAAAGAATTCacttttcaaatgcaaaaacaataaaaaatgttttctgtgtaagTGCAGCATCACCAGCAGTGacagagcaaacacagcagagcaACAGCAAACTTTCCTGAGTCGCACATGAGTTCAGTTTTGTTGAATTTGTGTGCGTTGAGATGGCTCAGCAGTGTTTACTCATGTATGAGGAAAGCGAAAATATTCTCACCTGCCTGTTCAGCTGGAGCCTCTGACTGCTCCACCGTGTCTGCGCTCATCTTAATATCTGTAATGATAAATATAGCTGATTTTCCTACAGGATTGTAACTTTACCAGGACAATGAAGCACTCAGGCAACCCAGGAAAATGATCTTGAGTTTATTCTAATGCGCCCTCCCCTCCACACCACTACACAAACTTCACACACTCCTGTGTGATCCCTATTGTAATATTCATAAGCAAGGCAGATATTCCCTTAAAGCAGTACCAGTCCTGTCTGTGTTGGATAATCACACAGCACATAAAGTCAAATTAAAGCTCGGCTCATGTGGTGTGACATGAAATAGTGAATATATTGAGGAGCCTATGTTGGAGGAGTGACTCACCTCAGGTAAAAAGTATGCGCTGTCCCAGCTCCCGGCTGTCTCCCTGATTATTCAGAAGGAAGTTAGTGTTGGGAT includes:
- the pou2f3 gene encoding POU domain, class 2, transcription factor 3, with the protein product MSADTVEQSEAPAEQAEQNGIDFNRQIKTEDINDSPHSASTLKTCHLTQSSPHPGGQLSGELTSLHTMQQLVLMPPSHLSSPPPFLLSQTPTSHQALLQQNLLSLPSQSQTGLLQHQPGLALTPQAMGRSGLAGPSMESHMDMSHLQMPKHMSVPPQEEPSDLEELEQFAKAFKQRRIKLGFTQGDVGLAMGKLYGNDFSQTTISRFEALNLSFKNMCKLKPLLEKWLSDAENTPSESMSNPTSLPPLMEGYGRKRKKRTSIETNIKMTLEKRFLDNPKPNSEEISMISEQLSMEKEVVRVWFCNRRQKEKRIFCPVASLPVKSHNYNARVASASRSYSPLASGGVSSNSSPNSVSREASPNSVSTASVGLASQVNPASYSTPGSWYRTWTPTAYHH